A section of the Corvus hawaiiensis isolate bCorHaw1 chromosome 16, bCorHaw1.pri.cur, whole genome shotgun sequence genome encodes:
- the PTX4 gene encoding pentraxin-4 codes for MAGMALPLCLILAAALQGGLTRASGPLARPGPLLLRLRRLEEQFLRLQEVTLNHLQSIASNYNISYNIDGRFQALAEQAEAAVAARAALGAELARLATAGRRLRRRLKRLEGTVGALSPPHGLLTHPPAALVEAGTKPHGQPDTARSRGSQLEQEPPGQVAPSTPGPRRPKTRRWQERLQEEGLWLPADAGPGGAPGEDEETPRDAAAGPQTMAPVLPTVATVPQKQPEFPQQPGEGRYGPPAPVPTSPACRTGAVLLFPNTSAEHRAVLGLGPHRGLRAMSLCAWLATPAPRLGALISYTTEDGNSELAVRGHGRDRPSSALLIVGDGQFRELPVMPLLDGKWHHLCLTWSSSQGQYRFYVDRRLLAAGSGFQQGYEIPAGGSLMLGWEQDGPSRNLGTAEAFVGHLAGFALWRRALLPGEVARMATGRGLPRGPLLTLADASLQGGVRRVAGPCLQHRP; via the exons ATGGCGGGGATGGCACTGCCCCTCTGCCTGATCCTCGCTGCCGCCCTGCAGGGCGGCCTGACCCGGGCATCGGGGcccctggcccggcccggcccgctgCTCCTGCGGCTGCGGCGCCTGGAGGAGCAG TTTCTCCGGCTCCAGGAGGTGACACTGAACCATCTCCAGAGCATCGCCAGCAACTACAACATCTCCTACAACATCGATGGACGTTTCCAGGCACTGGCGGAGCAGGCGGAGGCGGCCGTCGCTGCCCGGGCCGCCCTTGGTGCCGAGCTGGCCCGCCTGGCCACCGCTGGCCGGCGGCTACGCCGCAGGCTGAAGAGGCTGGAGGGGACCGTGGGTGCTCTGAGCCCACCACACGGCCTGCTCACCCACCCACCAGCTGCACTGGTGGAGGCTGGCACCAAACCGCACGGTCAGCCAGACACTGCCCGGAGCCGGGGcagccagctggagcaggagccacCGGGCCAGGTTGCCCCCAGCACTCCCGGCCCTCGGCGCCCGAAGACGAGGCGGTGGCAGGAGCGCCTGCAGGAGGAAGGGCTCTGGCTGCCGGCTGATGCCGGGCCTGGTGGAGCACCCGGGGAGGATGAGGAGACCCCTCGTGATGCAGCAGCAGGACCCCAGACCATGGCACCGGTGCTCCCCACCGTAGCCACGGTCCCCCAGAAGCAGCCCGAATTCCCCCAGCAGCCGGGAGAGGGTAGGTacggcccccccgccccggtgCCCACCTCCCCCGCCTGTCGCACCGGTGCCGTCCTGCTCTTCCCCAACACCTCCGCTGAGCACAGGGCCGTCCTTGGGCTGGGGCCACACCGGGGGCTGCGGGCGATGTCACTCTGTGCCTGGCTGGCCACCCCAGCCCCTCGCCTTGGTGCTCTCATCTCCTACACCACCGAGGACGGGAACAGCGAGCTGGCCGTGCGTGGCCATGGTCGGGATCGCCCTAGCTCTGCACTTCTCATCGTGGGGGACGGGCAGTTTCGGGAGCTCCCGGTGATGCCGCTCCTGGATGGCAAATGGCACCACCTGTGCCTCACCTGGTCCTCCAGCCAGGGCCAGTACCGCTTCTACGTGGACAGGAGGTTGCTGGCTGCCGGCTCCGGCTTCCAGCAGGGCTATGAAATTCCTGCTGGTGGCTCgctgatgctgggctgggagcaggacgGCCCCAGCAGGAACTTGGGCACTGCAGAAGCTTTTGTGGGTCACCTGGCTGGCTTTGCTCTCTGGAGACGGGCTCTCCTGCCCGGCGAAGTGGCCAGAATGGCGACCGGGCGGGGCCTGCCCCGCGGCCCCCTCCTCACTCTGGCCGATGCCTCCCTGCAGGGCGGGGTGCGGAGGGTGGCGGGCCCCTGCCTCCAGCACCGCCCTTGA
- the ECI1 gene encoding enoyl-CoA delta isomerase 1, mitochondrial: MAAATLARRLGRSGVLPLCCRPPAWDRARGPPPSPLQPPGLPLAPCRSFSNNKIQVELDESSGVAMMKFKSPPVNSLSLEFLTEFSISLEKLENDRACRGVIITSALPKIFSSGLDITEMCGKSVEHYSEFWRAVQELWLRLYGSNLVTVAAVNGSSPAGGCLVSLSCDYRIMADNPKFSIGLNEAQLGIVAPFWFKDTFVNVVGHRIAERSLQLGSLYPAPEAHRLGLVDELVPEEKLMEKAAAVMAQWLALPDHARQLTKTMMRKAVLDRLVAHREEDIKNFITFVSKESIQKSLRMYMEMLKKKKS; this comes from the exons ATGGCGGCGGCGACCTTGGCCCGTCGGCTCGGCCGCTCAG GTGTGCTGCCCCTGTGCTGCCGCCCCCCAGCGTGGGACAGGGCCAGGGGGccgccccccagccccctgcagccccctggcCTCCCGCTGGCCCCGTGTCGTTCCTTCAGCAACAACAAGATCCAGGTGGAGCTGGACGAGAGCTCAG GCGTTGCCATGATGAAGTTCAAGAGTCCCCCAGTCAACAGCCTCAGCCTGGAGTTCCTCACAGAGTTTTCCATAagcctggagaagctggagaaCGACCGGGCCTGCCGGGGTGTGATCATCACCTCT GCTCTCCCCAAAATATTCTCATCTGGCCTGGACATCACCGAGATGTGTGGGAAGAGCGTGGAGCACTACTCCGAGTTCTGGAGAGCCgtgcaggagctgtggcttCGGCTCTACGGCTCTAACTTGGTGACGGTGGCTGCAGTCAAC GGGTCCAGCCCGGCCGGGGGCTGCCTTGTCTCCCTGTCGTGTGACTACAGGATCATGGCAGACAACCCCAAATTCAGCATCGGCCTGAACGAAGCCCAGCTGGGCATTGTGGCTCCCTTCTG GTTTAAGGACACGTTTGTGAACGTTGTGGGACACCGAATTGCCGAACGCTCCCTCCAGCTGGGCTCCCTCTACCCCGCACCTGAGGCCCACAGGTTGGGCCTTGTGGATGAGCTGGTACCAGAGGAGAAGCTTATGGAGAAGGCTGCAGCTGTCATGGCACAGTGGCTGGCCCTTCCTG ACCATGCCCGCCAGCTCACCAAGACCATGATGAGGAAGGCGGTGTTGGACCGCCTGGTTGCTCACCGGGAGGAAGACATCAAGAACTTCATCACCTTCGTCTCAAAAGAGTCCATCCAGAAGTCCCTTCGCATGTACATGGAGAtgctgaagaagaagaagagctGA
- the LOC125334420 gene encoding LOW QUALITY PROTEIN: uncharacterized protein LOC125334420 (The sequence of the model RefSeq protein was modified relative to this genomic sequence to represent the inferred CDS: deleted 2 bases in 1 codon; substituted 1 base at 1 genomic stop codon), with product MTASRLVLSLLVAALLLHVATTLKVGAFNIKAFGDTKMSNQTVANIIVSILLEYDIILVQEVRDADLSAVNNLMDQLNRAGQHPYSFLVSIPLGRTSYKEQYLFIYRSDMVSVLESYYYDDGCEPCGTDTFSREPFIVKFSSPTTQVQEFVLVPLHSEPSHAAQEIDALYDVYTNVINKWGTNDILFLGDFNADCSYVTSSQWPSIRLRSLPACEWLIPDSADTTVADTTDCAYDRIVACGTALRQDIEPGSATVNNFEKKFHLQNKDALAVSDHFPVEVILKPSTHPGRMGTVTLELSLLAVALLCPATAMLRVGAFNIQAFGDTKMSNKEVAEIIINVLRRYDVVLVQEVRDSDLSAVTELMEQLNSASTSPYDYEISGPLGRENYKEMYLFIYRTDVVSVVDTYQYEDPQDVFSREPFILRVSAPSTSKGEQVAMGSGMGWLWGXHPSPLAEVKEFVLVPLHSAPHDAVAEIDALYDVYLAIINKWGTDNMMFLGDFNADCSYVQPSDWSSIRLRTSDIFKWLLPDSADTTVGKSDCAYDRIVVCGNKLKRSIVSNSAGIYNFQRAFQLDQEEALAVSDHYPVEVKLMV from the exons ATGACAGCCTCAAGGCTGGTGTTGTCGCTGCTGGTCGCAGCTCTCCTGCTGCATGTGGCCACCACGCTGAAGGTCGGCGCCTTCAACATCAAAGCATTTGGGGACACCAAGATGTCCAACCAGACCGTCGCAAACATCATCGTCTCT ATCCTGTTGGAGTACGACATCATTCTGGTGCAGGAGGTCAGGGATGCCGACCTGAGTGCCGTGAATAACCTCATGGACCAGCTCAACAG ggctgggcagcaccCATACAGCTTTTTGGTCAGCATCCCCCTGGGTCGGACCAGCTACAAGGAGCAGTACCTCTTCATCTACAG GTCAGACATGGTCTCCGTGCTGGAAAGCTACTACTATGATGATGGCTGTGAACCTTGTGGGACCGATACCTTCAGCAGGGAGCCCTTCATTGTGAAGTTCTCCTCACCCACCACAC AGGTACAGGAGTTTGTGTTGGTGCCTCTGCACTCCGAGCCCAGCCATGCAGCACAGGAGATCGATGCACTCTACGATGTCTACACCAATGTCATCAACAAGTGGGGGACTAAC gacATCCTCTTCCTGGGTGATTTCAATGCTGACTGTTCCTACGTGACCAGCTCCCAGTGGCCGTCCATCCGCCTgcgctccctccctgcctgtgaGTGGCTCATCCCTGACAGCGCCGACACCACCGTGGCCGACACCACCGACTGCGCCTACGACCG CATCGTCGCCTGCGGCACCGCCCTGCGCCAAGACATTGAACCTGGCTCCGCCACCGTCAACAACTTTGAGAAGAAATTCCACCTCCAGAACAAGGAT GCTTTGGCTGTCAGCGACCATTTCCCAGTGGAGGTGATCCTGAAA CCCAGCACCCACCCTGGAAGAATGGGGACTGTGACACTGGAATTGTCCCTGCTGGCTGTGGCTCTCCTgtgcccagccactgccatgCTGCGTGTCGGAGCCTTCAACATCCAGGCCTTCGGTGACACCAAGATGTCCAACAAGGAAGTGGCAGAGATCATCATTAAC GTCCTGCGCCGCTACGACGTGGTGCTGGTGCAGGAGGTGCGTGACTCCGACCTCAGCGCTGTCACCGAGCTCATGGAGCAGCTCAACAG TGCATCCACATCCCCATACGACTACGAGATCAGTGGCCCCCTGGGACGGGAGAACTACAAAGAGATGTACCTGTTTATCTACAG GACAGACGTTGTGTCTGTGGTGGACACCTACCAATATGAGGACCCCCAGGATGTCTTCAGCCGGGAGCCATTCATCCTGAGGGTCTCAGCACCCAGCACCAGTAAG GGGGAACAAGTGGCAATGGGTTCTGGcatggggtggctgtggggctgaCATCCCTCTCCCCTGGCAGAGGTGAAGGAGTTTGTGCTGGTGCCCCTGCACTCGGCCCCACATGATGCTGTCGCCGAGATTGATGCACTCTACGATGTCTACCTGGCCATCATCAACAAGTGGGGGACTGAT AACATGATGTTCCTGGGGGACTTCAACGCTGACTGCTCCTACGTCCAGCCGAGTGACTGGTCATCCATCCGCCTGCGCACCAGCGACATCTTCAAGTGGCTGCTCCCTGACAGCGCTGACACCACCGTGGGCAAGTCAGACTGTGCCTATGACAG GATCGTGGTGTGTGGCAACAAGCTGAAGAGAAGCATCGTGTCCAATTCAGCTGGTATCTACAATTTCCAGCGTGCTTTCCAGTTGGACCAGGAGGAG GCCCTGGCAGTCAGTGACCACTACCCGGTCGAGGTGAAGCTGATGGTCtga
- the INTS15 gene encoding uncharacterized protein C7orf26 homolog has translation MSDIRHSLLRRDALSAAKEVLYHLDIYFSSQLQNAPLPLVDKGPTDLLEEFLFQVPKERGAPPKKLNPLQELQLLEIMCNYFQEQTKDSVRQVIFSSLFSPQGNKADDSRMALLGKLVSMAVAVCRVPVLECAAFWLQRTPAVFCVRLARALVDDYCNLVPGSIQTLKQIFTASPRFCCQFITSVTALYDLSSDDLIPPSDLLELIVSWIFEDPRLILITFLNTPIAANLPIGFLELTPLTGLIRWCVKAPLAYKRKKKASLSNGHAPNKIAKDSTSGEDRDCHQLYSKLHLSVLQVLMMLQGHLTEKNLYGRLGLVPFDHVVPLVEDINRLSDELNPLNASKEIELALDRLAQALQVAMASGALLCTRDDLRTVCSRLPHNNLLQLVISGPVQQPTHGALPPGFYPHIHTPPLGYPAHAAHPALPAHPALPAHPVQTFIPGMTFPYRPIR, from the exons ATGAGCGACATCCGGCACTCGCTGCTCCGGCGGGACGCGCTGAGCGCCGCCAAGGAGGTGCTGTACCACCTGGACATCTACTtcagcagccagctgcagaacGCGCCGCTGCCGCTCGTGGACAAGGGCCCCACCGATCTGCTCGAGGAGTTCCTCTTCCAGGTCCCCAAGGAGCGCGGCGCGCCGCCCAAG aaaCTGAACCCACTTCAGGAACTTCAGCTCCTTGAGATCATGTGCAATTATTTCCAGGAGCAGACCAAGGATTCAGTCCGGCAGGTcattttttcatctctcttcAGCCCCCAAGGGAACAAAGCAGACGACAGCAGGATGGCTTTGCTGGGGAAGCTGGTTTCCATGGCAGTGGCTGTCTGCAGGGTTCCTGTGCTGGAGTGTGCTGCCTTCTGGCTGCAG cgGACCCCAGCTGTGTTCTGTGTGAGGCTGGCCCGAGCCCTGGTCGATGACTACTGCAACCTGGTGCCAGGCTCCATCCAGACCCTGAAGCAGATCTTCACTGCCAGCCCTCGCTTCTGCTGCCAGTTCATTACATCAGTCACAGCTCTCTACGACCTCTCTTCAG ATGACCTCATCCCTCCCTCGGATCTGCTCGAGCTGATTGTCTCCTGGATCTTCGAAGACCCTCGCTTGATCCTCATCACCTTTCTGAACACTCCCATTGCAGCCAACCTGCCAATAGGGTTTTTGGAGCTCACCCCGCTGACCGGACTGATCCGCTGGTGCGTGAAGGCTCCCTTGGCCtacaaaaggaagaagaaagcctCTCTCTCCAATGGACACGCTCCCAACAAAATTGCCAAGGACTCGACTTCAGGAGAAGACAGGGATTGCCACCAGCTCTATTCCAAGCTGCATCTGAGTGTCCTGCAGGTTCTTATGATGCTCCAGGGGCATTTAACAGAGAAAAACCTTTATGGGCGCCTGGGACTGGTGCCCTTTGACCACGTGGTTCCTCTGGTGGAGGATATTAACAGACTGTCTGATGAACTCAATCCTCTCAATGCATCCAAAGAGATTGAACTGGCTCTGGACAGGCTGGCTCAGGCTTTGCAGGTGGCCATGGCATCAGGAGCGCTCCTGTGCACCAGAG ATGACTTGAGGACTGTGTGCTCCAGGCTACCACATAACAA cctgctccagctggtGATTTCAGGTCCAGTACAGCAACCAACCCACGGGGCTCTGCCACCAGGATTTTACCCCCACATCCACACCCCTCCCCTGGGGTACCCGGCCCACGCCGCGCACCCGGCACTGCCAGCGCACCCCGCGCTCCCGGCTCACCCCGTGCAGACCTTCATCCCAGGAATGACATTCCCATACCGGCCTATCCGCTAG